TGACCCACACATCTAAGGGAAAACCATTGATAAGGTGGACAGCAGAATGCAATCAAGGATGAGGAGTAAGCAAACACATCAACACTAACAATTACAATGTAAAAACATGCAAGAATAACTCACCCGACATGAAGCAGTTCTCATTGATGATTGCCAGGTCCTTGTGCAGCCTGAGAGTTtccttgttgctgctgctgtatcTGAAGAAGAAGGTTTGCAGCAAATTGCAACGTCGATTGATATCTTTGGTTCTTATCAGCATCACCATCCGCTGAACCCTGGCCAGCACTTGATAGAGCTGATTGCAGTTGTTGCACCTGATAGTTGAACAACAAATTCAATTACtatctaaaaagaaattttgatatGACACTGGAGTGGATGAAGTAACCTGAAGCTTGACTTGTTTAAATGAGAGTCTATCAAATTGCAGTCAAATGCCTGAGAGGAGTTAAGTCTCAAACCTGAGTAGACGAGGTAACTGGAAGCTTGGGCTGCTCAAAGCCTGGTGCACGGAACTGTCCTGCAGCATTGGTTGGGTGTGAACTGCCACCATAGCTTCCCTGAGAATTCTGTGAGGGATCAAACTGGAACTGTTGGTTGACCTGCTGAGGAACAAAATGTGAGCCCTGAGAAGGGTTCGCGAAATTACTTGGTATTCTAGAGGAAACACCACCCTGCTGCTGTGGAGTGTTGAGAACGGGATCTTGGATTTGTGTATTGCCATGTATGGTTTGAGCTAGGTTCtcagatccattagaaaaatttgCATAACCAGGATGATACTGTGAAGATGGTGGCTGATTACCAAACTGATGCACTAATTGTTGGGCTTGCTGAGCAGATTGATCCTCTCGTGGATGATGTAGAGACCCAGTAACATTAGTCGGATGATCTTGTCTCCATCCTTGTGATGAAATTAAATTCGATGCAGGCCTCTGCGCAGGGGAGACCACTGGTAACTGAGCACTATTAGTAACTGAAGACTGGAAGTTGGGCGGTAATAGAGAAGTTAAGGTGGCAAGAAGCTCAGGAGGTAGGGACACTCCCCCCTGGGGCAATGATGTAGGATTTCTGGAATAATCTTGAGGCATAGATGGAATCAAAGGGGATCCTTCACTGTGCTGTTTCTGGTGATGAGCCATCGAATCAACATGAGGCAACCTATTATTATAAACTTGCTCGTCCTTCTGAGGCAAGTTATAATCATTTCGGGAAGGAAGTAATTGCTGCCTATTAATGTATGGTGATGGAGGAATAGGTTGTTGCGACTGTTGTTGCACTGGCGCAGCGTTATTCGGCAGGTGCTGGGGCAACTTAAGAACCACACCATAAAGGCGTTCAGGACCTGAGACATCAAGAACCTTTGTTAAGAAATCTGACGGAGGCACCAAGAATAATGTGGTCCCATCATCGAATTTTGCAACTCCAGCACGATTTTTTGCCCCCAAGTAACGGAGAAATTCAGTGTACGATGCAAAATCTTCTTCGCTGTCTGGTAAGAAGTATACGATGTCAAAACCACTAGCCTCTGCATAATGTTTTGCCAGCAAATCCAACCCTGTTCTTGCAGAGCAATTCACAATTTCAGGGCTGCACCAAAAGCAATTAACAATAATATCAGATTGGGCCATTACACTCATCCTAACAAATATATCCCGCATAAAAATTCCTTTCTCGTGAAGTAATTTTTTTTCAGGGTTATTCTATGAGCTCCAACTACCATGGAGATTGATATTCCAGAATGGTCATAAATTTTTCACCCCGACCTATCCATTGGGCCATATGTTTTAACTTTTTTTTGCAAGAAGAAAGAAACCAGCAGAAAATTAATAGACGTGAACCAAATATGGATAGaaataatagattttttgctATGTGGATCAGATTAAGATTCTCATGGAAAGCCTATATGGAACTCAGAAGTATCTTCATAGAACACAATAGTTAtgaaatcaaagaagaaacgCTAGGGCAAAGTCGAACTTACAGCTGAGAGTCTATCCCCTTTCCAATGGGAACACAACGAGCATTACAAACAGGAGTTCCTCCTTTAGCAATGACACCACGCCAACAAAGCTCATTTTCAGATGGGCTCTGCCCAGGATACCGCAAACTTGGACTACTTCCAAATGGGCCCAAAACACCTCGATCATCAATTGGTGAATGACCGTCAATCCTTGACCTCTTAGATTCCCTTTGATAAGGGTCATCTGGTCCATCCCATGTGCTAGACACACCCCTGCCGGATTGACGTATTCCTTTTCCGTAAGGAAGCATGCCTGCTCCAGAAGGAGAGTGCCTTCTTGCATTCGAGAAATTTTGGATGAGCCCAGCCAAGTCATTgtacaaatcagggtttgctgaAAGAGACTCGAACCCACCTTGAGGGCCAAGAGATCTCATCAGCATATTAGCACCTGGCATACCTTTAGCCGCTAGGTGCGCCATAGATCGGCCGTCACCATAGAAGTCCATGGATCCAGCTCCAAACGAAGGTTCATTAAAGAACATATCTGGTCTAGACCCTTTAACTCCAGGGAACATACCAGGAGTATCTTTAGCCGGTGCGAGTCCACTACTTGAAAATAATATCTGTATCCTAGGATCATTAAAAAGACGACCTTGCAATCCTTCTTTTGCACGCCGAGCCTCATCCACACTTCTAAACTCTACAAAAGAATAATTCCTTGAGGGGAAACTTTTGATTCTCTCAATTTCACCAAAAAGAATCATAGCATTATGAAGCATCTGCTCGTCAATCTTAATCGTGGGAGGGTACCCTATCCATAAAACATTGCTAGGTTGCTGTCCTCTTTTCCCACTTGGTTGTTGCTGCAGCACACAAGAGAGGGATTTAGACAAGATACAAACTCATACATAATTTCTCTTCTTTCATTTATCATACACAAGTATCTAAGCAACTAACAACAAAAGAGAAGATACACTTGAAGATGAAGCAAGAGATAGATGAAAACACGTACCATGTGTCTTTTGGACCCGAATTGGGATGACTCAGACATCAATGAAGGATCACTATGTCCCATACCCCTTCTACTGTTGAATTGTCCATCTCTTGAGTCAGGGAACTCGTTCCAGTTTTCCTGTtgcagaaaaaaaaacatggataCCATTCTTCTTATTGTAAGGAAAACCGAGGGGCATTATGCAGGAGGAACTGAAAAGGTGAAAGAATGCAGTAACATTAATGAAACAGTTAACTCACTCTTCTTGGAGGTTGAGACCTCAAGTAATCCACTCGTATTTGATCACCTCCGATGCGCTTCCCATTCATACTTTTTAGGGCAGCAGCAGCATCCTCTGATTTTGAGTAGTCAACAAGTGTGGTGTTTCTGTCTCTGAGAAATTTGAATTCCTCaatttttccaaattttgaaaattcaTTTTCTAGGTGGTCCTTTGTGACAGCTGAACTAATTGCGCCCACCCACAGTTGTTTGCCTGGTTTAGCCTGCAAAGTGCAGCAGACAAAAATTCATTGAGGATTCAATTCGTTCCACACTGACAGCAAATAAAGCGCTTAGGCAATAAAATAGGTGTAGGAAATGATCTCTGATCATAATTTGTCAAGGTTTTAGCATACTTGAATACGACAATGTAGGGAATAACATCAGATCTTCTTTTTTCTATGCAGGGTAGAGTTGCTCAAGTGTGAATAGGCATAGCACATATTCATGCATGTCAACAATCTAATGGATACGTGTATAAAAGTACTGGCCAACTGTTGACCACAACAAGCGGACCACGGGTCCACAACAAGCGAAGTTAGGAATAATGAATTTTTTTCATTGCAGAAATAACTGTTGGATTCATTGCAGCAATTTCCTATGTTTCATCTGAGGGTTTTTTTGCAGAAGTGTTACTCTCATGATATGTCTAACTATTAGCATTTGGTTTATGATTTTAAGCTTTTAGCTTTTTTGAGAACGGGTGATCTGATAGCTTTCCCCGCTTTTGGTGGGAAGGAATATAGCCTACAATGCAATTCAGTTTTCTTGGAGCTGTTTTCCATTGTCATGCAAACTAGCGCGTAAACTTTCTAGAATGACTGTCCTTCATctcagaaaaataaaagcataGGTACAGTTTTATTATGTTTTGGACGGTACGTATGCTCGAAAAATAAAAGCCAGAACGATCAGCTGTAAAGTGTTTTACGAAGAAGGAACAAGAAATGCTTGAGTGTCAGTGTTATTTGATGCTTATCCTTCAATTTGTGTTATGAGATCTTGTGATTTTTGTAAGGGCGTAACTCCACATTATGAAAATTCAAACTCATGCTACTCCAGGCTTTCAGCAGtataaatattttgaaaatataaattcactgATTGGACTGCAAGCTTTTCAGGGTTACCTTTCATGGTTTTTAGAGACTCATTGATATGGTACGGgaaatcaataaaaggtatgtaaTTGTTGCACAAACACAATCGAAGTTTTGATAGTAAATTTTCTTAGATAACTTGACAAGGCTAATTAGACATTCCTTAACACTATCCGATATTGATTATGTCTATACAAATCTATCCtagctccaaaaaaaaaaaaaacgcaccaaTAACCCTAAATAACAGATTGTGCAGAACATATAACAGTTAGTTTAGAGATCACGAGTATTTCACAATTGGATCAGATCATGTTTGATAAGCGATTAAGGTGGCTCGAGAGTTTCGGTTAAGGTGCCCACCAAGGCTTAATAAGAAAAGCAATGGGTATGATTTTCTAATAATCAACATCTATTATCACCCCCATTGTTCTACGCATTATCATTATCCAAAAATCTAAGACACTAACTCTGGAAAACACACACAAGGGAGATCCAAAACATGCACAATGTGGACCGGGACCGATACGGCTATTATCACCACTATTTTTTCAGGCATTTGGGTTGAAAATTGCATAAACATAATAAAACTTTAAACTTAACCAAAGAATCAATCTGTACAACAGTATTTACAACAACCAATACAACAATATCTAAAATACAAACAGGGAGGTTAAAAGAACAAGAACAAACCGGACGAGCAAACTCGATCTTCAACGGATTTCCAAGTAAATTAGTTCCTTGTAAAGCCTCTTTCGCCTCTTTAGCATCTTCAATACGTTTATAATAAATAAACGCAAAATTTCTTGATGCGTAACTAGTCACTGTATCTAAATCACCATGTTTACCAAATAGATCCATTAAATCTTCTTCGGTTGTATCATTCGTTAAATTACCAACCCATAGATTATTTGATTCATGCGATCCTGTTTCTTTTCCTTGTTTTGAGGGTTTCTCTGAATTCTTTGGCGGTGCCATTGTGAATCAAATTCACCAAGAACtaaaaaaaacctagaaatttCTGTTATTTTTGATGGATTTGTGGGATTGAATTGGGGAATCaacgatttgatttgattgatttggAGGAATTTGAGATTTGGGGGAGAAAAGGGGGGATTTTTTTTTTACGATTGAAAACCCTAGAAAGATGGAGAGAAGGAGATAAGAAGATTTGAGATCGATAGAGATTGACTGAAAGGTGGTAAAATAGATTTGTTTATATATAGGGGTATTGCTACAGTGTCGATTTTGGGAGTCCGACAGGCGTGGTTTCCGTTCTAAGGCATGTTTCCTAAAGGATTCGGGGGAGTTCTACACGTTTCCGACAATATAGCACACATCTTTTGTTAAATTTGTTTGCTATACCAGATGGCCGGGAAAACTATCCAGCCACTATGAAAAGATACAACGATAGATTTTCTATCGAGCGATCATCTGAGGAGTGTCAGGGATAAAGTCTTCATTTTCGGCGATTTAGCCTATGTGGCTCGGCATAGTTGATATTGGCAATGGTTGGCTTTGTTCCGTCTATAAGGCCTactcctatgcacatgccaaaaaaaagTTGTTTGGCATACTAGGTGGCATAGCAAACCAATTGCGTCACTATGGGAAGACCAATAAGCGATAGACTTTCTAGTGAGCGATATTATGAATAACGCTGgcaatattatgattatcgatgGCGTTATACATTAAACCGAGCGATTTAAACAGTATCGCTGGCGATATTAATATTATCGACCACTAGATATTTTGCAACGGCTATTTCCCCCTACTGGTTCATATATATACGCCCTCGTATTTCTCCAAGGTACTCACACCTACTTCAACCTATAGTTCACCGATTTCTCTATCTCTATTCTCATTTTAAATTTCGTAATCATTAATGAcgagatccaatgaagagaggaatgttattatgaatcggtttagattacaacaagaaatgcatcgaaggaggttgcaagaacttgatgatgaggaagctgaagataataaactaatcgacactttgatgcttgtacatacgggccaaatacctagagttccatAGCGAAAAGAAGTATTATCAAGAAGGTATATGTATGGAGGGAGAGAATTTTACCATCAGAAGCTGATgtacgattattttcttcccaattgtgtgtactctaatcaaaattttcaaggtcgaTTTCGTATGCCTCGTCATCTGGtgataaagattattgaagagctttgtcgagtagaacctcaatttaattatcagtttgatgcactcaATATTTgaggtcatagtcctgaacaaaaagttacttcgtctttaaggattctaggttatggcacTCCAGTGGATGCAaacgatgagtaccttcgtatgggtaaaacaacttcattcacttacctttcattgttttgtgaagtaatgattaatcattttggtccaacatatttacgaaaaccaaccgaggaagatgttagagaaatattgagggagaatgaGGAAAGGGGATTCCCAGGAATGTTAAGTAGCCTCGATTGTATGCATTAGGTATGGCAAGGATTCCCTGTTTATTGGGCCAGTCAATATAAGAGTCATTATCTGTCATTTTAACGATGCTCAAATGGCAGCGAGGAAGGATTGGAACGCGCTTTTGGAATTTTAAAGAGGAAGTTCGCTATCATTTGTGGCCCATATCGTGGGTTgagtcctcgtgaaatgcacaagactatgctcacttgcataattcttcataacatggtaattcaggaaacccgtcGTGATCCGGAGTGGAcaaactatgaagatgaagatttgaggccggAGATTCAACCAGAAAGAGGCATCCCTGCAAGGAATTATGCCCAAATGTCTAATTACATTCAGAACCGAAATTTATATGACAGTTTAAGAGAATATCTGAGATTGAATATTTGGGCAGAGCATGGAAGACAATGAGTTatgtattttaatttaagttatatattttaatttaagttatgtatttttatttaagtTAATGAGCAATAGACTTATTTAAGTTAATgagcaacaacatttcaaattaatcaacttttcatttcaaactaataCTAAGTAGAATGCAACAAtaacatatcaaattaaaatgcaATACTTTGAATTAAAACTTAATTTAGTACTTCAATCATCTAAAGGAACTACTACATCAAACTCATCATCAGttccatcctcatcatcatcaccatcgttGCTAGTAAATCCATCTTGTTGTTCAATCTGTGCTTGAAATCTGTCAAATTCAATTTGCCACACATGTTTTTGCTGGgcgttcataattgaagtgttagcttgaagaaagttatgcttatcatattcaaacctaaatttttcttgagaaagaagacTTTTTTTACTCTCCCTGTTCTGAAATTTCCTATCAACTTctctttgcttctcgacggtcttttgatgttccataaactccgccATGTTAAATCCACTGGAACTCCCTCCTTCTTGAGCTAATTTTCTAGCTAGTCTTGCATTGTTCCTCCCTGGCATTTTTCtcttaccatcatcataatcattaaaAACTAAGTTACCATTTGGGTTTCTTGCagtatctggtgaagaatttgatggacctggtgaaaatggtgaagaatttggtgtttagggagaagaattatatgttgacctttcaggtacttgttgattatTTGATAAGAattctggattatatttgttcaacccttcaaaatatgataacaactttcgtaAGCAaactgtttaccatgttttcCCTGCCAATCTGTACGAacctgtctttcaaaatcaacatcCACCTGACCACTCTCCTTGCCTGttctcttggcttgcattatcaatGCAACATAAGCGGCTATTTCCttgttgattacaatgaagtattctgccaatccttttgcatcacgaccattgatgttcatggtttgttcttcatatttacgaaatatattttcccacatggtattaccatgttgttgtgcaccatcgataCACTCTTGggtaaaaaaacataattacgacaaatgcattcatcctctatcatgttgtattttgcacCACAGACTTTGTTTTTTTTCAGCTTTGCCTTTGCCTTAaatttgagattgtgaatccatattacaagaaataaATAATTGTAGAGAAGGTGTCATTGTTtcatatttgaagaagaagattgagaaattctagagagatttagaaattctggcgtgagttgaaatgagattgaaattaggtatttataaagGGGCAAAATAGTAGCCATTGGATGAAGATATGATAAGTGATGCCAGACCAGTGAGCGATAGCTTGACTAGCGCTGGCGCTTTAAAGACCAGCGAGCGCTACTatgaccatcgagcgatggacactctatcgctGAAAATTccatcgtgtatgcctatatgttattcctgGCATATAGacatatgagtttggcagtttggcataaCCATATtgggtgcatatatgccaaatatcagTTTTTGGGATGTGCATAGGAATAGTCCTAAATACCATTTCTCTTCACATCTTTtctgttttatcttcttcttaaACTTTTTTAAACAGAAGTCGTTATGATCTCTAATTACTTCTCTCAAAAAATTTGTTGTACGAATTTTTTCTTCAACACGGagaaagaaaaaccaaaaacaaaaatgaatatCAAAGTCGAAAGATCAATCAGCAAGTCAGTGAGTAGATTGAATTATGAGCAAAATCAGAactatcaatattttgtaaatgggTCGTAAGTTTGGTGGATAATTAAAATCTGGATCGTTGAAGATGCAGTTGATGCATAGGATCGTTGACTGACTTTCACCAACTAATTGGCCACTGAAACACCCTTATAAATTAGTTAAATGGACTCATATTCTAAACGATATAGCAACTTAACATGATAATTTGTGAAAGATTTAAAAGACTTGTCGATTGAATTTCATTTAGTAACTGTAAAATTCTAAGTTCAAAAACAACATCAACAGCTCTTAAAAATATCTACCTTTCATTTTTCTTAACAACTTTGAATTCCTTTGATAAAAAAAACTTATACATTTCAAGTAACGATCAGGAACATCACATAATCTAGCAAGTTGAAGaacatcaatattttcaccacTAATCTTTTGCATAATCCTTTCTACATCCCTGTTTCAATTGTTGTACACCTAACATATATGATAAAGCTTGCAAATATATCCACATCTCTGAATCTCTTATTTTGTGCATCTTGGTAATTAAAGGAACTGAATGAAATGGATGATAACATCAGATATTTACTTGGAACCTAAATATATTTACTTGGTCGATCTATGATTTTCTCCAAAGTTTTAGTTCTCGATTTTTATTAGATTGAGTAGGCAAAGATTCCAAAtacattgtaaaaaaaaaattactaacatcttaggattaggttttatCAGACTTTGCTAAATCAAGTCGAATTTGATTAGACATGGAAATGATTTCTGAAAAGTTAATTAGTTTTCGTTTTCAGGATGTAGGAGATATGCGGTCCATTGATTACATTTTTTAAGATTCATAATGGTTTCATAGATGCACATACGGTGTTTGGTTTTAGTTCTCAGATAGGGCATTGCTCATGTTGTAATAGTCAACATCAGTCACAATGCATAGTCAAGGTGCTGGAAGGTGACTGTCTTAATGTAGTTAGGGCTATTAATAGTAATACTGAGGCTGTGAAATGGCAGAATAATTCAATCATTTATATTGTAGGGAACTTTTAAAAGGTTATAATGAGTGGTGTTGTGTTCATGTTCCTAGGGACACAAACGATGTAGCCAATAATCTGGCAAAATAAGCTAGAGTTAGTCTTATTTCTTTATTTTGGGGTCCTGAATCCTCACATTAGAGAGAAACTTATTGTTGAGATTTGATTATGCAATAGATTTtcatttcctattaaaaaaacgGTATATGGTCAGTTTATGACCCTAATGCATCAACTGCATGTTTTACGACGTAGACCTTAATAAAACACAAAACTTATGAaccttttacaaaataaatttaAAGAATATGGATTTCAAGATTTTAGACAACTAGTTGGTGGTGGTATACTCCTTATGCATGTATGTGTCCATCCAAAGCAAGTTAATTTGTTCGGTCGACGAGGTGGGTGGTATGAGTTTAATGCGGTGTTCAAGTACCTTTCACCTGTTGTTCAAAATAGAACCCGAAGACTTCCTTGGTGGCATTTATACTTATGCAACTTAGAAACTGTAGAACTCAAATTATTcaagttataataaaacaatggTGGAAAACTATAAATATGTTCTTTTCCAAGGATTTCGAATGTGGcaatttttagttttatttagaTTGAAATAACTGTAATTATGAATATGTTTTTCATAGGAGTTACACCGTTAGCTTTGTAAATGTGGAagaaaataatatatgagaggaGTATGTTTCCATTTAATAAATTAAATTGGGAGTTGGAAGGAAGATAGAGAGACTGACTTCAATCATACTTAAACAATCTAGAAGCAAAACCAGATCATGGAAAACTAAAAAGCCCATAGATATAAGGGTGTTtgggttgaaaagttttttaaAGTGTTATGTTAGGAGAATAAATGAAAACATCAGAATAACTTATTTGTTCCCCGAACACTATGAGGAGCTCGAGCGAATATGTATTGTGGACAACAGGCCAAATGCTAGCTCAATGATATTGTTTGGTTTTCTCTAATTGTTGGAAGATTTTGACCGAGCACCAACATGTGACTTGGGGTCTGCAATTTTAGCATAACTTTAGATAACCCTCAGTATTTTATAATTCATTACTGCTCTTCGTGTTATTGTGAAGAAATAACGCTCACATTGACTAATTATTTCTTCACAATATCTGGTGCTATTGTGAAGAAATACTACTTGTGTTCAAAGAAAGCCTGAATAGTTTTTGGGAATGTTTGAGGTAAGAACCACAATATGAttccattttttatttattatcaacACAAATTTTGAAAGGGTAAATACACTAACCCAACAATGTTATTATATTCAGTATTGGGTGGTATACTTACTTTCGTGTTTGTAAACA
This is a stretch of genomic DNA from Papaver somniferum cultivar HN1 chromosome 1, ASM357369v1, whole genome shotgun sequence. It encodes these proteins:
- the LOC113317854 gene encoding flowering time control protein FPA-like, whose amino-acid sequence is MAPPKNSEKPSKQGKETGSHESNNLWVGNLTNDTTEEDLMDLFGKHGDLDTVTSYASRNFAFIYYKRIEDAKEAKEALQGTNLLGNPLKIEFARPAKPGKQLWVGAISSAVTKDHLENEFSKFGKIEEFKFLRDRNTTLVDYSKSEDAAAALKSMNGKRIGGDQIRVDYLRSQPPRRENWNEFPDSRDGQFNSRRGMGHSDPSLMSESSQFGSKRHMQQPSGKRGQQPSNVLWIGYPPTIKIDEQMLHNAMILFGEIERIKSFPSRNYSFVEFRSVDEARRAKEGLQGRLFNDPRIQILFSSSGLAPAKDTPGMFPGVKGSRPDMFFNEPSFGAGSMDFYGDGRSMAHLAAKGMPGANMLMRSLGPQGGFESLSANPDLYNDLAGLIQNFSNARRHSPSGAGMLPYGKGIRQSGRGVSSTWDGPDDPYQRESKRSRIDGHSPIDDRGVLGPFGSSPSLRYPGQSPSENELCWRGVIAKGGTPVCNARCVPIGKGIDSQLPEIVNCSARTGLDLLAKHYAEASGFDIVYFLPDSEEDFASYTEFLRYLGAKNRAGVAKFDDGTTLFLVPPSDFLTKVLDVSGPERLYGVVLKLPQHLPNNAAPVQQQSQQPIPPSPYINRQQLLPSRNDYNLPQKDEQVYNNRLPHVDSMAHHQKQHSEGSPLIPSMPQDYSRNPTSLPQGGVSLPPELLATLTSLLPPNFQSSVTNSAQLPVVSPAQRPASNLISSQGWRQDHPTNVTGSLHHPREDQSAQQAQQLVHQFGNQPPSSQYHPGYANFSNGSENLAQTIHGNTQIQDPVLNTPQQQGGVSSRIPSNFANPSQGSHFVPQQVNQQFQFDPSQNSQGSYGGSSHPTNAAGQFRAPGFEQPKLPVTSSTQVQQLQSALSSAGQGSADGDADKNQRYQSTLQFAANLLLQIQQQQQGNSQAAQGPGNHQ